One Myripristis murdjan chromosome 17, fMyrMur1.1, whole genome shotgun sequence DNA segment encodes these proteins:
- the LOC115375564 gene encoding THAP domain-containing protein 8, with amino-acid sequence MGGCSAPNCSNSTTIGKQLFRFPKDPARKKKWVVNCRRDFVPTPHSRLCQDHFEQSQFEEIARSPAGGKKLKPNAIPTLFSVRDPPYPAVTAPHILLPLKPEPVEKDLNFGDHGYARRTPLPGLEEEEADREAEEQHPCTQCQLLKKQLEQEMQHTARLQKEAEEMKKRLYRLDRIEKGLQNFLYEDQIRALSLTKRSRRAVWSPETVLRARKIRCAVGTKGYEYLRELGYPLPSYRTLCNRLETKIMVTTDMSCEELAELGLGLMATCDSPTGVSKDNDEEELLGVCPERAGFPSCHFAYPAESKQGRNTQNLLP; translated from the exons ATGGGTGGCTGCTCCGCTCCAAACTGCTCCAACTCCACCACCATAGGGAAGCAGCTGTTTAGGTTCCCCAAAGACCCTGCCCGTAAGAAAAAATGGGTGGTGAACTGTCGCCGTGACTTTGTACCAACTCCTCACTCCAGACTGTGCCAG GACCATTTTGAGCAGAGCCAGTTTGAGGAGATCGCCAGGTCTCCAGCTGGGGGGAAGAAGCTGAAGCCCAACGCCATCCCCACTCTGTTCAGTGTGCGAGACCCTCCCTACCCTGCCGTCACCGCTCCACACATCTTGCTGCCTCTGAAACCGGAGCCAG TGGAGAAGGATCTGAATTTTGGGGACCATGGCTACGCCAGACGCACCCCTCTGCCcggcctggaggaggaggaggcggaccGGGAGGCCGAGGAGCAGCATCCCTGCACGCAGTGTCAGCTCCTCAAGaagcagctggagcaggagaTGCAGCACACTGCCAGGCTACAGAAGGAG gcagaggagatgaaaaagCGTCTGTATCGGCTCGACCGGATCGAGAAGGGCCTCCAGAACTTCCTGTACGAGGACCAAATCCGTGCCCTGTCCCTTACCAAGCGCTCCCGACGTGCCGTCTGGTCCCCAGAGACTGTGCTGAGGGCGCGAAAGATCCGCTGTGCGGTCGGCACCAAGGGCTACGAGTACCTGAGAGAGCTTGGGTACCCGCTGCCCTCTTACAGGACCCTTTGCAACCGCCTGGAGACAAAGATCATGGTGACGACGGACATGAGCTGCGAGGAGCTGGCGGAGCTGGGCCTGGGGCTCATGGCCACCTGCGACAGCCCCACAGGAGTTTCTAAGGACAACGATGAAGAGGAACTGTTAGGGGTTTGTCCCGAGCGTGCTGGCTTTCCCTCGTGCCATTTTGCATACCCAGCTGAATCAAAACAAGGGAGGAACACGCAAAATTTGCTGCCTTAA
- the toe1 gene encoding target of EGR1 protein 1: MTSSMVVPVIDVQGDNFKELWPAMVLAIKTASFVAVDTELSGLGNRKALLAECIEDRYKAICHAARSRSILSLGIACYKKLDSKAADTYLVQVYNLTLLCSEEYIIEPQSVQFLVQHGFDFNKQYAQGVPYHKGNSKGCSDSQGVSSRALFTELLRARKPLVLHNGLIDMAFLYQCFYAHLPERLATFTADLSEMFPAGIYDTKYATEFELRLTASYLEYAYKKCKLDNSRSVASGGSGPHVHVEFCQYVGHMSSYVDYRECPAMASNEGQANSVCQRFSAFGWCPNGAQCPLSHDTDLIILQDEKGKEDKRSKRKRRKERKRGRGEETEGSSIFDGAPENKISHMELDSEEPLDLHQEATSELCPEGKAPFGAENADGGPVTAGAPDTPLTDSHENSPQKEEAVCMKPDSEGNSSAKTDAERKKLEAGSHRAGFDAFMTGYIFAYACTLAKKEQGTAASEEKRQQEESWLPACVNKVYLSGKAAPLHIVKSTFSKSSKAHVHKMEMVWGKSVAATLADRAPQANM; encoded by the exons ATGACGTCCTCAATGGTGGTTCCAGTTATCGACGTTCAGGGTGATAACTTTAAAGAGCTGTGGCCCGCCATGGTGCTGGCCATCAAAACCGCCTCCTTCGTCGCAGTGGACACG gaGCTGAGTGGTCTTGGGAACAGGAAGGCCCTACTGGCTGA ATGTATCGAGGATCGCTACAAAGCAATATGCCACGCAGCTCGCTCCCGCTCCATCCTCTCCCTGGGAATCGCCTGCTACAAGAAACTAGACAGCAAG GCTGCGGACACGTACCTGGTCCAGGTGTACAACCTCACCCTGCTGTGCTCAGAGGAGTACATAATCGAGCCTCAGTCGGTCCAGTTCTTGGTGCAGCATGGATTTGACTTCAACAAGCAGTATGCCCAGGGAGTGCCCTACCACAAGGGCAATAGTAAG gGCTGTTCGGACAGCCAGGGCGTCAGCAGCCGGGCCTTATTCACCGAACTGCTGCGTGCCAGGAAGCCCTTGGTGCTCCACAACGGCCTCATCGACATGGCCTTCCTCTACCAG TGTTTCTATGCCCACCTGCCTGAGCGCCTGGCCACCTTCACAGCTGACCTGTCTGAAATGTTCCCTGCTGGCATCTACGATACCAAATATGCCACTGAGTTTGAGCTCCGGCTCACCGCCTCCTATCTGGAGTACGCCTACAAGAAATG TAAGTTGGATAACAGCCGCAGTGTGGCGTCTGGAGGGAGCGGACCTCACGTCCACGTAGAGTTCTGTCAGTATGTGGGTCACATGTCCAGCTATGTGGACTACAGAGAATGTCCAGCCATGGCTTCTAATGAGGGACAGGCTAACAGCGTCTGCCAGCGCTTCTCT gcaTTTGGCTGGTGTCCCAATGGTGCCCAGTGCCCCTTATCCCACGATACAGACCTCATCATTCTCCAGGACGAGAAAGGCAAGGAGGATAagaggagcaagaggaagaggagaaaagagaggaagagaggcagaggagaggaaacagagggcTCCTCTATCTTTGATGGGGCCCCCGAAAACAAAATATCCCACATGGAACTGGATTCTGAAGAACCACTGGACCTCCACCAGGAGGCCACCAGCGAGCTGTGCCCAGAAGGCAAGGCTCCTTTTGGGGCAGAGAATGCTGACGGAGGCCCTGTGACGGCTGGAGCTCCCGACACACCTCTAACGGACTCTCATGAAAACAGCCCGCAGAAAGAAGAGGCAGTGTGCATGAAACCGGACAGCGAGGGGAACAGCTCAGCTAAGACCGATGCTGAGAGGAAGAAGCTCGAGGCGGGCTCGCACCGGGCTGGGTTCGACGCCTTCATGACGGGGTACATCTTCGCCTACGCGTGTACTCTGGCCAAGAAAGAACAGGGAACAGCAGCGTCAGAGGAGaagaggcagcaggaggagTCGTGGCTTCCTGCCTGTGTCAATAAAGTCTACCTGAGCGGCAAGGCGGCTCCTCTCCACATCGTGAAAAGCACTTTCTCCAAGTCGTCCAAGGCCCACGTCCATAAGATGGAAATGGTGTGGGGGAAGAGCGTCGCGGCCACACTGGCTGACAGGGCTCCGCAGGCCAACATGTAG
- the selenop2 gene encoding selenoprotein Pb, translated as MRSLVLVWLCAALPGLLCTLAVSLEVEGDKDPSRICKPAPHWEVQGKAPMQELVGNVVVVALLKASUQFCLTQATKLGGLRDKLNRSNLTDVSFLIVNEREPLSRAMYWELKRRAPPGIPVYQQAPLQDDVWEVLDGDKDDFLVYDRCGLLTFHIVLPYSFLYYPYVEAAIRATYMKDICQCANYTLPAGGNSTRGMNHTSSDKTTPPTIQVSTDAPPTGPHDSHHHHHHHPHHNHHHHHAVHQHPPRIHHDPSPNKNHSQAVDPSQNQTLHHHHHDHHSYPHQHRHHPVNTQGAG; from the exons aTGCGCTCTCTCGTGTTGGTGTGGCTGTGTGCGGCCCTGCCAGGTCTGCTCTGCACCCTGGCAGTCTCTCTCGAAGTAGAAGGGGACAAGGACCCCTCCAGGATCTGCAAGCCTGCCCCCCACTGGGAGGTGCAGGGAAAGGCACCCATGCAAGAGCTGGTGGGAAACGTGGTTGTGGTGGCGCTGCTGAAGGCCAGCTGACAGTTCTGTCTCACTCAGGCCACCAA ACTCGGAGGCCTGCGTGACAAGCTGAACCGCAGCAACTTGACCGACGTGTCCTTCCTGATAGTCAACGAGCGCGAGCCTCTGTCCAGGGCCATGTACTGGGAGCTGAAGAGAAGAGCGCCCCCTGGCATTCCCGTCTACCAGCAGGCTCCGCTGCAAGACGACGTGTGGGAGGTCCTGGATGGTGATAAAGATGACTTCCTGGTGTACGACAG ATGTGGCCTGCTGACCTTCCACATCGTCTTACCTTACAGCTTCCTATATTATCCCTACGTAGAGGCTGCAATCAGAGCCACCTATATGAAAGATATCTGCCAATGt gccAATTACACCCTGCCTGCTGGTGGGAACAGCACCAGGGGGATGAACCACACATCCAGTGACAAAACTACACCACCCACAATCCAAGTGAGCACCGACGCTCCTCCAACTGGTCCTCACGacagccatcatcatcatcatcatcatcctcatcataatcatcatcatcaccatgccGTTCATCAGCATCCTCCCCGCATTCACCACGATCCAAGCCCGAATAAAAATCACAGTCAAGCTGTCGATCCAAGTCAGAATCAaactcttcatcatcatcatcatgaccaTCACAGTTATCCACACCAACACCGTCATCATCCTGTGAATACGCAGGGTGCTGGTTAA